A single region of the Sphingobium sp. EP60837 genome encodes:
- a CDS encoding error-prone DNA polymerase: MKGRGYPDPAKPKSIDRRELNVIEAARGKERLKRAEPRRPAKEGPAFAELVAATHFSFLRGASHASDMVAQAIHLGLTGLGIADRNSVAGVVRAHVARKRAPELAKARLLEAKKEAGQPLGLTEEEEQACKTDLRLIVGARLVFADGTPDIVAYPSTRRGWGELTKLLTKGNLKSVKGDCILSYEELTAYLDDLLLIVLPYSTATEQTAHRRPVAYEYDERPSKEAIRQGHLSLVPPPRPADLEALLIRLSRLAPGRIWLGAALRRDGRDGRRLAHLKLLGERSGVPLIATMDALYASPAQRPLQDVLSCIREGTTLAKAGRLLEANAERHIHAPAEIARLFRTCPEAVAETRRLLDKVNFTLDQLAYEYPHEPVPEGWTAQQWLEELTLSAAHARYGPRIPQAVRKLLDDEFQLIRDRNYASYFLTVHDIVAFARMKGILCQGRGSAANSMICFLLGVTSVDPLKHDLLFSRFVSEKRDEPPDIDVDFEHERREEVMQYVYERYGRHRAGIAATVIHYRSRSAVREVSKVLGLSEDLASRLSSTVWGSYSGDMGDARIVEAGFALDNPQMVRLRGIVNQLLEAPFPRHLSQHVGGFVLTQNRLDETVPLHHAAMVDRSFIEWDKDDIDALGLMKVDVLALGMLSCIRKAYDLMRAHDLGDHDLTIDLKSDDPRVYDMLAKGDSIGVFQVESRAQINMLPRLRPRSLYDLTVQVAIVRPGPIEGDMVHPYLRRRCGEEKVQFPSPSPDHGRSDELKTLLGHTYGVPLFQEQAMKLAIIAAEFTPDEANQLRRSMATFRQVGGMDKFRDKMIRGMVRRGYKADFAERCYKQIEGFGSYGFPESHALSFARLVYVSAWIKCHQPAVFACALLNSQPMGFYAPAQIVRDAREHGVAVHDADVNMSGWDNSLEPLLRSRDSRRGEGTGRALALRLGFRQIDSFREEWANRLVEARGQGLFTSLEDLARRAGPPARALRLLADADACRSLGQDRRTALWEARRTPSNELPLFAAARKRDQAARELGEEPDAKLPAMPLAEQVAADYQMTRLSLKGHPMQFLRPLFDAEGVLSCAQTSAAKNGALVRTAGVVLVRQRPGKGNAVFITIEDETGITNILLWARLFEMQRRPVMASRLMLVEGEVQRSKEGVVHLMANRVHDRTAELSRLSDVHRSHIALSRADEFIHPQHPRTSGHPRNVRILPKSRDFH, from the coding sequence ATGAAAGGCCGGGGCTATCCTGATCCTGCCAAGCCCAAGTCGATCGATCGGCGCGAGTTGAATGTGATCGAGGCGGCGAGGGGGAAGGAGAGGCTGAAGCGGGCCGAGCCTCGGCGACCGGCCAAGGAAGGGCCTGCTTTTGCGGAATTGGTGGCCGCAACCCATTTTTCCTTCTTGCGAGGGGCATCGCATGCCTCCGACATGGTCGCGCAGGCCATCCATCTTGGGCTCACAGGATTGGGCATTGCCGACCGCAATAGCGTGGCAGGTGTTGTGCGCGCGCATGTGGCCCGCAAGCGTGCGCCAGAACTCGCCAAGGCCCGCCTGCTTGAAGCCAAAAAGGAAGCGGGCCAGCCATTGGGGCTTACTGAGGAAGAGGAGCAGGCGTGCAAGACCGATCTGCGGCTGATCGTCGGGGCACGTCTGGTCTTTGCCGATGGCACGCCCGACATTGTCGCTTATCCATCGACGCGAAGAGGCTGGGGTGAACTCACCAAATTGCTGACCAAAGGCAATTTGAAGTCGGTAAAGGGAGATTGCATCCTTAGCTATGAGGAATTGACGGCTTATCTCGACGATCTGCTCTTGATCGTGCTGCCTTATTCCACCGCTACCGAACAGACGGCGCACCGCCGACCCGTGGCTTATGAATATGATGAGAGGCCGTCCAAGGAAGCGATCCGCCAAGGGCATCTAAGCCTCGTCCCTCCACCGCGCCCCGCTGATCTGGAGGCTTTGCTGATCCGGCTGTCCCGTTTGGCGCCGGGCCGCATATGGCTGGGCGCTGCGCTTCGGCGGGATGGGCGTGATGGGCGGCGTCTGGCCCATCTCAAGCTTTTGGGCGAGCGTAGTGGCGTGCCTTTGATTGCTACTATGGACGCGCTTTACGCCAGTCCGGCGCAGCGACCCTTGCAGGATGTGCTGAGTTGCATTCGCGAAGGGACCACTCTCGCCAAGGCGGGGCGTCTGCTCGAAGCCAATGCGGAGCGGCACATCCACGCGCCTGCGGAAATCGCACGGCTGTTTCGAACCTGCCCGGAAGCCGTGGCGGAGACGCGTCGCCTTCTGGATAAAGTGAATTTCACCCTGGATCAGCTAGCCTATGAATATCCCCATGAGCCGGTGCCCGAAGGCTGGACGGCGCAGCAGTGGCTGGAGGAACTTACCCTTTCGGCGGCGCATGCGCGCTATGGTCCCCGTATTCCGCAAGCTGTTCGAAAATTGCTGGATGATGAGTTTCAGCTAATCCGGGATCGGAATTACGCCAGCTACTTCCTGACGGTTCACGACATTGTCGCCTTTGCACGGATGAAAGGCATATTGTGCCAGGGGCGGGGCTCTGCCGCCAATTCGATGATCTGCTTTCTGCTGGGCGTTACATCCGTCGATCCGTTGAAGCATGACCTGCTTTTTTCCCGCTTTGTGTCGGAAAAACGGGACGAGCCTCCCGATATCGATGTGGATTTCGAACATGAGCGCCGCGAAGAGGTCATGCAATATGTCTATGAACGCTATGGCCGCCACCGCGCCGGCATAGCTGCAACCGTCATCCATTATCGTTCCCGCAGTGCAGTGCGGGAAGTGTCCAAGGTTCTGGGCCTCAGCGAAGACCTCGCTTCGCGTCTCTCCTCTACAGTCTGGGGCAGTTATTCAGGCGACATGGGCGATGCACGTATCGTGGAGGCGGGTTTTGCCCTTGATAATCCACAGATGGTGCGGCTGCGGGGCATTGTGAATCAGTTGCTGGAAGCGCCTTTTCCCCGCCACCTGTCACAACATGTGGGCGGCTTTGTACTGACTCAGAACCGGCTCGATGAAACGGTTCCACTGCATCATGCGGCCATGGTGGACCGTAGCTTCATTGAATGGGATAAGGATGACATTGACGCTCTGGGACTGATGAAGGTCGATGTGCTCGCACTCGGAATGTTGAGCTGCATTCGCAAGGCTTATGACCTCATGCGGGCCCATGATCTTGGCGATCATGACCTGACCATCGATCTCAAGTCCGACGATCCGCGAGTTTATGACATGCTGGCTAAGGGCGACAGCATCGGCGTGTTCCAGGTGGAAAGCCGGGCACAGATCAACATGTTGCCGCGGCTGCGGCCGCGCTCCCTATATGACCTGACGGTGCAGGTGGCGATCGTCCGGCCTGGCCCGATCGAAGGGGATATGGTGCACCCCTATCTGCGGCGACGCTGCGGTGAAGAGAAGGTGCAATTTCCATCGCCAAGCCCCGATCATGGCCGTTCGGATGAGTTGAAAACCCTGCTCGGCCATACCTACGGCGTTCCCCTCTTCCAGGAACAGGCGATGAAGCTCGCCATCATTGCCGCCGAGTTCACGCCTGACGAAGCGAACCAGCTCCGCCGGTCGATGGCCACCTTCCGTCAGGTCGGGGGCATGGACAAGTTCCGGGACAAGATGATCCGCGGGATGGTGAGGCGCGGTTACAAGGCGGATTTTGCCGAGCGTTGCTACAAGCAGATCGAGGGGTTCGGCAGCTATGGTTTCCCTGAAAGCCACGCTCTGTCCTTCGCACGGCTGGTCTATGTGTCGGCCTGGATCAAATGCCATCAACCCGCCGTCTTCGCCTGCGCGCTGCTGAACTCCCAGCCCATGGGATTTTACGCACCGGCTCAGATCGTGCGCGATGCGCGCGAGCATGGGGTTGCCGTGCATGATGCCGATGTGAACATGAGCGGATGGGACAACAGCCTCGAACCCTTGTTGCGGTCGCGCGACAGCCGCCGGGGCGAGGGAACCGGGCGTGCGCTCGCGCTGCGGCTAGGCTTCCGGCAGATCGATAGTTTTCGCGAAGAGTGGGCAAACCGGCTGGTCGAGGCGCGGGGGCAGGGGCTGTTCACCAGCCTTGAGGATCTGGCGCGGCGGGCGGGGCCGCCTGCTCGGGCGCTGCGGCTGCTGGCCGATGCCGACGCCTGCCGTTCCTTGGGGCAGGACCGGCGGACGGCATTATGGGAAGCGCGGCGGACCCCTTCGAACGAACTGCCGCTGTTCGCCGCTGCCCGAAAGCGGGACCAAGCCGCACGGGAACTGGGTGAGGAGCCCGATGCGAAGCTGCCCGCCATGCCGCTCGCCGAACAGGTTGCGGCCGATTATCAGATGACGCGGCTATCGCTTAAAGGCCATCCAATGCAGTTTTTGCGACCGCTCTTTGATGCGGAAGGCGTGCTGAGCTGCGCGCAGACCAGCGCGGCGAAAAATGGCGCGCTGGTGCGGACCGCCGGAGTGGTGCTGGTGCGGCAGCGGCCGGGCAAGGGCAATGCCGTCTTCATCACGATCGAGGATGAGACGGGGATCACCAATATCCTGCTCTGGGCGCGGCTGTTCGAAATGCAGCGCCGGCCTGTCATGGCCTCGCGATTGATGCTGGTCGAAGGAGAGGTGCAGCGCAGCAAGGAAGGAGTGGTCCACCTGATGGCGAACCGCGTGCATGATCGCACGGCCGAATTGTCGCGCCTGTCCGATGTGCACCGGTCGCACATCGCCCTGTCTCGCGCGGACGAATTCATCCACCCCCAGCACCCGCGCACTTCCGGACATCCCCGCAACGTGCGGATATTGCCCAAATCGCGGGATTTTCATTGA
- a CDS encoding ImuA family protein: MVESVNTLAALRRHIASLEGIPATQEGACIATGHRPFDQAFQGGLAQGRIHELFGNEEDEGATAGLSLILAHLAANESPLFWLRLANGAAGQPYGPGLTALGIDSAHLLIGVMKDEALLLRAAVDALRCPALGALVIELRGRAPLLDLTASRRLALAAEASGVTAFLLRIGGDPAPSAADTRWRVTAAPSVPLAGNAPGMTAFDLSLLRRRSGPDGMTWRLVWNSDRGVFGEECDERHNRRSDSADSLLSCAVVPVPPARPAAHRAA; this comes from the coding sequence ATGGTCGAGTCGGTGAACACGCTTGCAGCCCTCAGGCGGCACATCGCATCGTTGGAAGGAATTCCAGCAACCCAAGAGGGTGCGTGCATCGCAACCGGCCATAGGCCCTTTGACCAGGCATTTCAGGGCGGTCTGGCGCAGGGCCGCATACATGAACTGTTCGGAAATGAGGAAGATGAAGGTGCCACCGCCGGTCTATCCCTGATTCTCGCTCATCTCGCAGCGAACGAGTCTCCTCTGTTCTGGCTGCGCCTCGCAAATGGAGCGGCCGGACAGCCCTATGGCCCCGGCCTTACCGCGCTCGGAATAGATTCCGCCCATTTGTTGATCGGGGTCATGAAAGATGAAGCGCTGCTGCTGCGCGCGGCGGTCGATGCACTGCGTTGCCCCGCATTAGGTGCGCTCGTGATCGAATTGCGAGGGCGCGCCCCGCTCCTGGACTTGACCGCCAGCCGTCGTCTCGCGCTCGCGGCGGAAGCATCAGGGGTTACCGCCTTTCTGCTGCGCATCGGTGGTGATCCGGCGCCCAGCGCAGCTGACACGCGCTGGCGGGTGACGGCTGCGCCTTCCGTGCCACTGGCGGGCAATGCGCCGGGAATGACCGCCTTTGACCTTAGCTTGCTGCGCCGCCGGTCAGGACCCGACGGCATGACATGGCGCCTTGTGTGGAACAGCGACCGGGGCGTGTTTGGAGAAGAATGCGATGAACGCCATAACCGGAGAAGTGACAGTGCGGACTCGCTGTTATCTTGCGCTGTGGTTCCCGTTCCTCCCGCTCGACCGGCTGCGCATCGCGCGGCCTGA